The following is a genomic window from Nicotiana tabacum cultivar K326 chromosome 3, ASM71507v2, whole genome shotgun sequence.
gttcgagtctccccaagagcaaggtgggaagttcttggagggaaggatgtcgggggtctatttggaaacagtctctctaccctagggtaggggtaaagtctgcgtacacactaccctccccagaccccactaagtgggattatactgggttgttgttgttgttgttgttgtaatatcaatatatcatatggCCTTGATGAGAAATTGGCATTGGCAATTTCTCATGAAATTTTGGTGAGAATTTGCCATAACTTTTGTATCTCTTGACTTTGTGTAGACTTAGATGAAGTTGCCACGAATGTATCATTCTTCCTTGAACTGtaggttctttctttttctctttttctatgtATTATTCTTCTTGCAAGAATTGTTAGAAAAGTGCGAGAATAAGGTATAAATTGGTCCTTTTTTATatctaaaatattatattttttattaaaatataagaatAATTTATATCCATCAAAACCCCGCACCTCAAATATAGGGAAAAAATAAGAAGTAAAATTTGGAAAATAAGAGGGACTTGTTTACCTATTTCCTTTTCTAGTGGGGGTCAAAATAGAATTTATGCATCGTTAAACTGAGCTCCCACTTCATCTGCTTTGCCCTAACGAGAACTCAACTCAGCTTGTTACACTGCACAAAACCAATGGGGAAAAAAGCAAGCGGGGGAGGAGAAGGAGAAAGAGGAGAAGAAGGCGATAGCTCTAGTGGAAAAGAAGGTTTCAATTTGTTGGGGAAGCCGAGATTCAAAAAGTTGGAGAATGGCCGCTACAAATGCGTGGAAACAGGCCACGAGCTGCCGGCGCACGCCAGGGAATCTTATGCTCAAAGCAAGCACTGCCGATTGGGTCTAATTGATGCTGCTCTTTCTAAGAATAAACCTCCCCTCAACATGTTCGACCAAGACCCTTTCAATCGGTAAATTGAAACTGTTtcctctttccttaattattctTTTACTAGGGTTTTATAATATAAAGCTGTaaaatgaattattattttttaagtaaTGGGGATTATATCTGCTGAATTTGGCGTACGACACACTGGTAATAGTTAAACCTTAATTAGGAACTTATAAAACTAGTGAAGCTCTATAGGAAAGAGGAGTAGATTAGtagtttgaaaaaaaatgaattaaTTGGAGCTTTCAATCTATAGCATTTTAACGATATCTTGCACACTCAAGCGAGTGAGAAGGGTTTATAAATATAAAGGAACCTTGCCTAAAAAATCCACAGAGTTATCCGGTATCTATTGCTgatgggaggtagcaggtatcgCATGGAATTAGTTGACGTGAGGTGCAAGTTGGTCTGTAAACCACAGTTATTAAAAAGAAATCCACAATTCTCCTAGTAGGTATATATCAGGTTGGTTCACTATTCATATTAACATAACGGAATATTGTATATTGAAATGCATTATAAAGCATATATACAGCTTAAGACCTTAGTATGACGTGTGAAAaggagaaccatgaggtctctaGTTCAAATATCAGCGGAGGcaaaaaaaatattaggtgatttcttctcatctTCCTAAGCCTTGATGTTCGGAGTTATCCGGTGCCTGTACTAAGAATGGATTGGATCGAAACGACTTTCATGTTGAAGCCCTTTGTGTCTGTATTAATTTCTGAGCTCATGGAATCTCCATAGccaattttccatttttgataGAAGGTGTTGTCTTTGGTACTACTATTATATTACACGATCCAGGAACTTCTATAACGTTGGCGTGATTCGGTTTGAGCAACAGATCCTGACGTGAGATATTTTCGAAATGAAAATAGAGTGGAAACATGAGTTGATCCATAATGAGTATTAGATTGAAGTTCTCTGGTGGGAGATGGTGCGGTGGAAGAGTTGAAGGGCGCACAAGTTGGGCCGGATACTaccgtaaaaaaaaaaaaaacttagtatTATGTGATAATTTAAATTGTGAAAAGTTGTAGCAATCTGTTGGAATACTTTGGCTccttataaaaataaaaaccttGGATATACAATAGAAATTAGTCATTTGTTGCATGCTAGGACCAAAATATGTTGGAAATTATggaggaatatatatatatatatgtgtgtgtgtgtgtgtgtgtacttTCCTATAGGGTTTCTGCAAGTTTTCATCCGTACTGTAATTTAATGTTCAATTCTTGCAGGTCAAAATTGATATGTAAATTAACAGGAGATACAGTTAATAAGTCTGAGGAGCACGTATGGAAGCATATGAGTGGGAAACGGTTCCTCAAAATGTTAGGTTTGTAATGAGCATCCAGTGACTTGTTTATAGGAAGGTCTGTGTATGTATATGATGTTCTTGTGCATTCTATCGAGTACCACTAATGATACATGCACTAATTTGAACAGAGAAAAGggaaactgaaaatgaaattgcAAACGGAGGGCTAGAAAAGCAAACAGAAAAGCAAGGAGAAGACGGAGAAGCTAAGAAGACAGATAGCAAAGCTAATCGTCGggacaagaagaaaaacaaaaagaaagaaacagaAGATGCTAGCAAGATTATATCAGAAATAAGGGATTCTTCTGGAAAAAACAGTGACTCGGAAGAAGACGCCGAATTTTGGATGCCTCCAGCTGGTGAACGTTGGGACAATGATGATGGAGGTGATCGATGGGGATCTGGTTCAGAATCAGGACCAGAAGATGATGATGCTAATGTGGAAGGTATGTATTCTAAATTCCTTATTAATTCTGAAAAGGGAATAAGGTTGAAATTACCAAAAGCCCACATATAATTCTGTAAGCAGATACGTAAATACCTACACACTGCATACTAATTTGGCGACGGTGAGGCAAAGGGCTAACATTGCTCTTGCACAATCTTGAATGTGCTATTTTCTCTTCTTTATCTGAGcaaaattatattctatacatACTGCTTGTGGCCTGTGAATTGCAGCTCATGCTCCAATATGATAGACTTAAACTTGATGGAGCTCAACATTAACTGTTTTTACCTTCTTACGGATATGTTCGCCTAATATTTTCCATCCCAATATGAGAAAATAGCTATTCGGTCGAAGTTATTCTGTTTTTTCCTTCTCATAAATATATTTCTTTTCTAAAGCCAATTGTTATACAACAAAATATTTAAGACCATACTGCATATGGTATAAAGCTCTGCGGATCAATAAGCATATACTGTGTATTGAGGTTTAGCTTAACAGCTTAAGTCGGCCTATATGTTTTTAGTTTTTCAGTACCAGTCTATTGAATTTGTATTTGATGAATGCATTAAAGATCTTACTACATTTTCTGTCACCAGATGGAGGAATTGAAGAGGATAGCCATGCTGCTGGAGAGCTTTCAAAGCGGTATAGTTATTTTTGTCGAACTTTTCATGCCTCCTGCTACACATTTTAAATTCGCAACCATTCCCTTCCCCTCTATTTTTGCACCCTTCCTCTCTTGAACTGGCATGTTTGAGGGAGTTAGAATCATGAATGATGACTGTActtgtttctttttgttttgtagaTAAGCATTTAAATTTAACATGTGAGCATCAATTTTTGTTTCCTGGCAGGGCAAAACGCATGTCCCTTGAGATCGGACCCAGTAGCTTTGCctcgaggaagaagaagaagaagaccagTGCTACTGCTACATGATATTTGTCCTCCGAAAAAGCAATACAAATTTTGTTTATTTGCTAGGGTGTAGTTGCAATACCGCTTGCAAACTTGCTTGCTTCATTTTTGCATCTTTATTTTGCTTATTGCATGTTATTGAAGGAAAACATTTCTGCTATTAGTGCAAGTTATTGCTGTCTTTTTATATTTACTGCTCATCTTGGGTTGGATCCATCTGACCCTATGATTTCTGATATTATGCTATGCCAGCACAATGTTAATTTCCATGTGAATGGCCGATAGCTTAGAAGTTTCAAGTCTTAAAAACCATGACAAATGCCAGAGCAGCTTTCCGTGGATCCAGGTATTctgtttctttcaattttcaaattGGATTAGGGTCAGGAGACTCGCtgaataattatatattttgttgcATCTCTTAACTGAATAAGTGAAGATTGAgaacagaaaaaagaaagaaaagttaaTGGCTATCTCAAAGAGGCAACTTGGTGCTTGTACAAGTGCTGTCCGAATAGAGATAAGTAACTTGAATGTGAAGGAGATGTGTGTAAAAATTTATAGTTTGCACCCCGCTATTTAACCCATACCCTATTTTGTCAAAATATTTAATCTGTACCCAATATTGGAGAACTTCAGACAAAA
Proteins encoded in this region:
- the LOC107826030 gene encoding uncharacterized protein LOC107826030; its protein translation is MGKKASGGGEGERGEEGDSSSGKEGFNLLGKPRFKKLENGRYKCVETGHELPAHARESYAQSKHCRLGLIDAALSKNKPPLNMFDQDPFNRSKLICKLTGDTVNKSEEHVWKHMSGKRFLKMLEKRETENEIANGGLEKQTEKQGEDGEAKKTDSKANRRDKKKNKKKETEDASKIISEIRDSSGKNSDSEEDAEFWMPPAGERWDNDDGGDRWGSGSESGPEDDDANVEDGGIEEDSHAAGELSKRAKRMSLEIGPSSFASRKKKKKTSATAT